A single region of the Branchiostoma lanceolatum isolate klBraLanc5 chromosome 1, klBraLanc5.hap2, whole genome shotgun sequence genome encodes:
- the LOC136448392 gene encoding armadillo repeat-containing protein 5-like translates to MATAENDPVSQAIWQLKRGTNNAVYNSLVKIRTECIKREGGVSKFRELGGIQALILLIQRPNPKIADVALSILANCCMEGETRREVRKIKGLTPLVNLLKAVKSDSLLNRAARAIANLALDATNAQVIHSLTGVPALIDILNNTESSECRQSIVRAIRNLADTEEHRDEVTRCEGLQAIVELLKLDDVPLVTQAVRTVTQLTKNCTFECARQVSEGTGISSLVELASHVKPVIKQQALLSLVNLTSHGSIRPDIGNAGGIQIFVKEIKASQDISNVLPVVNALCLCCREAINRLRVRELKGLELLVSLLKSPSCKDVHERLVGTFLCFFYDEPSLEVLRGEGLIPLLMTKLLDSVNVSSTDEGSKGGGKSAPSSAWFSASCDFPTEFNRFPDPLTPSNKASSFVSMQTWLQQQPEYSAELGQLSPGSASPQWSPASSSASCSGSSDGNEELAPRVFSPQIHWTEEDETLLDTEDDDNESNSDNVDNVAQLEPSTLVLDTSMQEPPCSPVSVSEDGPESTTLQPIRTGACPDYSPSSPPRKRRRPSSSPGPRLQLGNSSPQTCGSPLAREVRREETNESVTGDVVPGSPVGLIPLTTDHMLNPSSLSCAPLVIRVEEPKDMEHNILLLLSRYSQMVDPSGCLVTKQCVNGLVDYIHSAPHPNPRCTRILNRLTCNPNCFEAFITAHALHKIHNTLMASHTTSTHEHQSTEACGLRVTVDENTSGETVCKDNTVIKDKEDQEAMNEPSSLCGTPRKQKAEEGNGDGRVESQYGVGLSLLRNLSVQAESSYGNGILTHLLSAVTDAERTACALALPYLCRSRALRTKMLIEERGLHRLVDIVQNSTDELLSLAVDSIAMTKSGWDKRDQEDSDTEAEGSDSKENCNTDTVEDETLGSTSDVTKAVESVHIQSGTAECRYKTLSDRHDVIFRLEDKSTVSGCRRVAAEKSAVFAAMLEGHYSESAQSEVNITGVSHDAFLYLVHFIHGCRHSNCAEMQMICKGGSVGTSQLEQPVELEILAVANKYLLPTLQDSMADVMLQQTLYISPGSVLKLYLYAVHHRCDRLVEHCVRFVTCGKMSREERVKCFRDLAHCGEEKPAFQKLKEILKVYV, encoded by the exons atggcgacggcTGAAAATGACCCCGTCTCGCAAGCGATTTGGCAACTAAAAAGGGGCACAAACAACGCTGTCTACAATTCTCTGGTCAAAATTCGGACGGAATGTATAAAAAGGGAAGGCGGGGTGTCCAAATTCCGCGAATTGGGAGGGATTCAGGCGTTAATTTTGCTAATTCAGAGGCCTAACCCGAAGATCGCTGACGTAGCTCTCAGCATCCTGGCCAACTGTTGTATGGAGGGGGAAACAAGGAGAGAG gtGCGGAAAATAAAAGGATTGACACCATTGG TGAACCTATTGAAGGCAGTGAAGTCAGACAGTCTGCTGAACCGAGCGGCCCGAGCCATCGCCAACCTCGCTCTCGATGCCACCAACGCTCAGGTCATCCACAGTCTCACGGGGGTCCCCGCTCTCATCGATATTCTCAACAACACGGAAAGTAGCGAGTGTCGCCAGAGTATAGTCCGGGCTATCCGAAACCTCGCGGACACAGAGGAGCATCGAGATGAGGTGACTCGCTGCGAGGGCCTCCAGGCTATCGTGGAACTATTGAAGCTAGATGATGTCCCGTTAGTGACCCAAGCCGTCCGGACAGTCACCCAGCTGACCAAGAACTGCACCTTCGAGTGTGCGCGGCAAGTCTCTGAGGGAACTGGGATATCGTCGCTAGTCGAACTGGCCTCGCATGTCAAGCCAGTCATAAAGCAACAAGCCCTACTCTCGCTTGTAAACCTGACTTCACATGGCAGTATCAGGCCTGATATCGGAAACGCAGGCGGGATACAGATCTTTGTGAAAGAGATCAAAGCCAGTCAGGACATCTCTAATGTTTTACCTGTGGTGAATGCCTTATGTTTGTGCTGTAGAGAGGCTATCAACAGGCTCAGGGTGAGAGAACTCAAAGGATTGGAACTTCTAGTCTCTCTTTTGAAGTCTCCGTCTTGTAAAGACGTTCATGAGAGACTTGTTGGGACTTTTCTATGCTTTTTTTACGACGAACCCAGCTTAGAGGTACTACGTGGAGAGGGACTTATTCCACTGCTAATGACCAAACTACTGGACAGCGTTAACGTCTCGTCTACAGACGAGGGATCAAAAGGCGGTGGAAAGTCTGCCCCCTCGTCTGCTTGGTTCTCTGCCTCATGTGACTTCCCGACCGAGTTTAATCGCTTTCCTGATCCGCTAACGCCGTCCAACAAGGCCTCCAGTTTTGTCAGCATGCAGACTTGGTTACAACAGCAGCCGGAGTATTCCGCTGAGCTCGGCCAGCTTAGTCCCGGGAGCGCCAGCCCGCAGTGGTCACCAGCCAGCAGCTCCGCGTCCTGCTCCGGCTCGAGCGACGGTAACGAAGAACTCGCGCCACGAGTGTTCAGCCCTCAGATACACTGGACGGAGGAAGACGAGACGTTACTGGATacagaagatgatgataatgagaGCAACTCTGACAACGTGGACAATGTGGCACAATTAGAACCTTCAACACTAGTACTAGATACCAGCATGCAAGAACCTCCCTGTTCGCCCGTGTCTGTGTCAGAGGACGGTCCAGAGTCGACAACGCTTCAACCTATCAGGACGGGCGCATGCCCCGATTATTCCCCATCTAGTCCTCCCAGGAAGCGGCGACGCCCAAGCTCTAGCCCAGGTCCTAGGCTTCAGCTAGGCAACAGCAGTCCTCAGACATGTGGCAGCCCCCTTGCACGGGAAGTCAGAAGGGAAGAAACCAATGAGAGCGTGACTGGGGACGTTGTACCAGGCAGCCCTGTTGGACTCATTCCCTTAACAACGGACCACATGTTAAACCCTTCCTCTCTATCCTGTGCCCCCCTGGTGATCAGAGTGGAAGAGCCCAAAGACATGGAGCACAACATCCTGCTCCTCCTCTCTAGATACTCCCAGATGGTAGATCCCAGCGGTTGCCTGGTAACCAAACAGTGTGTGAATGGACTGGTTGACTACATCCATTCAGCCCCGCACCCAAACCCGCGCTGCACACGCATCCTCAACCGCCTTACATGCAATCCCAACTGTTTCGAAGCCTTCATAACGGCCCATGCCCTACATAAGATACACAACACTCTCATGGCATCACACACAACATCCACCCATGAACATCAAAGTACAGAAGCCTGTGGTCTGAGGGTAACAGTAGATGAAAACACCAGTGGAGAAACAGTCTGTAAAGACAACACAGTTATTAAAGACAAAGAAGACCAAGAAGCTATGAACGAGCCAAGTTCTCTGTGCGGTACTCCAAGGAAACAGAAGGCAGAGGAAGGCAATGGAGATGGGAGAGTGGAAAGTCAGTACGGCGTTGGATTGTCTCTCCTTAGGAACCTGAGCGTACAGGCAGAGTCGTCGTATGGCAACGGGATCCTTACACACCTCCTGTCCGCTGTCACGGATGCGGAGAGGACTGCGTGTGCTCTGGCACTGCCATATCTCTGCAG GAGCAGAGCGCTAAGAACAAAGATGCTGATTGAAGAAAGGGGGCTTCACCGTCTTGTAGATATCGTTCAGAACAGCACAGATGAGCTGCTGTCCCTAGCGGTAGACAGCATTGCCATGACAAAGTCAGGATGGGACAAGCGGGACCAAGAGGACTCGGATACAGAGGCAGAAGGATCTGACTCAAAGGAAAACTGCAACACAGACACTGTGGAAGACGAGACGTTAGGAAGTACAAGTGATGTGACCAAAGCTGTGGAGTCTGTACACATACAATCAGGTACGGCTGAGTGTCGTTACAAAACACTGTCGGACCGACACGACGTCATTTTCAGACTTGAGGACAAGTCTACCGTCTCTGGATGCAGAAGAGTCGCAGCGGAGAAATCCGCGGTctttgccgccatgttggaaggGCATTACTCCGAGTCTGCCCAGAGCGAGGTCAACATTACGGGTGTTTCTCACGACGCgtttttgtaccttgtacacttCATACACGGATGTAGGCATAGCAACTGCGCAGAAATGCAGATGATTTGTAAGGGGGGCAGTGTAGGGACAAGCCAGTTAGAACAGCCAGTAGAACTCGAGATTTTGGCTGTAGCCAATAAGTACCTTCTGCCGACACTGCAGGACAGTATGGCTGATGTGATGTTACAGCAAACGTTGTATATATCACCTGGAAGTGTGTTGAAACTGTACCTGTACGCTGTACACCACAGGTGCGATAGGCTCGTGGAACACTGCGTTCGTTTCGTCACGTGCGGGAAGATGTCGAGAGAGGAGAGAGTGAAGTGTTTCAGGGACTTAGCTCACTGCGGAGAAGAGAAACCTGCGTTTCAGAAACTCAAAGAAATTCTCAAGGTTTACGTGTGA
- the LOC136448433 gene encoding uncharacterized protein, which yields MDPLHRQVILDCCDDVVRDMDPVLVLRYSTVHWRDGDPGFIRARARTEGPDCGARALLDKLLELPYDGFDDFVQSLREVPYHHLVKQLLESRARLQTAVRRGEKRWKDLGRRPHAP from the exons ATGGACCCGCTCCACCGACAGGTTATCCTGGACTGCTGTGACGACGTTGTCCGTGACATGGACCCGGTCCTGGTCCTGCGGTACAGCACGGTCCACTGGCGGGACGGAGACCCAGGGTTCATCCGGGCCAGGGCGAGAACCGAGGGACCAGACTGCGGCGCGAGGGCGCTACTGGACAAACTGCTCG AGTTACCCTACGACGGTTTTGACGACTTCGTCCAAAGTTTGAGGGAAGTTCCATACCATCACCTTGTCAAACAACTACTGGAGAGTCGGGCACGTCTTCAGACAGCGGTGAGGAGAGGAGAGAAACGGTGGAAGGATCTTGGGCGGCGTCCTCATG CACCGTGA